In the genome of Pseudomonas sp. P5_109, one region contains:
- a CDS encoding helix-turn-helix transcriptional regulator — MGEENKVGGNATMATLKEFNHCVLHLGRLARESGASRFIADGLQAFGQLVPFASAWWGEMSAPGPEVPMQSWMHGSINLPESFAADWHPVAANDQFSYATLNRPGEVVRDKGFTDPCEAVNDFARRYDLYHLMSITYELPESGLMFFVCLYRGEDEQAFEENEAELFLAFCDHLFQLWRFQVQDMIRFDSENGASDFGVARMDGSLLYVGARLCVAIQRELPGWSGSTLPPEVIAQLSKAPCVIRLGRCALTLSPNAEHVILSLEAPSGGDGLAPRERTAAMLFAAGHSYKEIARMLALSPSTVRTYLRNCYLQLGVKSKVELGSVLRSPGAPAEPVRRD, encoded by the coding sequence ATGGGGGAGGAAAATAAAGTCGGCGGTAACGCGACGATGGCCACGCTCAAGGAGTTCAATCATTGCGTATTGCACCTTGGGCGGCTGGCGCGGGAGAGCGGGGCGTCGCGGTTCATCGCCGATGGTCTGCAGGCATTCGGTCAACTGGTGCCCTTCGCATCTGCCTGGTGGGGCGAAATGTCTGCACCAGGTCCTGAAGTGCCCATGCAAAGCTGGATGCATGGCAGCATCAATCTTCCTGAGTCCTTTGCCGCCGACTGGCATCCAGTGGCGGCCAACGATCAGTTCTCCTACGCCACGCTCAATCGTCCCGGTGAGGTGGTGCGCGACAAGGGGTTCACCGACCCTTGCGAGGCAGTCAACGATTTCGCCCGGCGCTACGATCTCTATCACTTGATGAGCATCACCTACGAATTGCCCGAAAGCGGCCTGATGTTTTTCGTCTGCCTCTACCGGGGTGAGGATGAACAGGCGTTCGAGGAGAACGAAGCCGAGCTGTTCTTGGCGTTCTGCGATCACCTGTTCCAGCTGTGGCGGTTTCAGGTGCAGGACATGATTCGCTTCGACAGCGAAAACGGCGCGAGTGATTTTGGCGTCGCGCGCATGGACGGCAGTCTGCTCTATGTGGGGGCCAGGTTGTGTGTTGCGATCCAGCGCGAACTGCCCGGCTGGAGCGGTTCCACGCTGCCGCCCGAGGTGATCGCGCAATTGTCCAAGGCCCCCTGCGTGATCCGTCTGGGCCGCTGCGCCCTGACCCTGAGCCCCAACGCCGAACACGTCATCCTGTCCCTCGAAGCCCCCTCGGGCGGCGACGGCCTGGCACCTCGGGAGCGCACGGCGGCGATGCTGTTCGCCGCTGGCCACTCCTACAAGGAAATCGCCCGGATGCTCGCCTTGAGCCCGTCTACCGTGCGCACCTACCTGCGCAATTGCTACTTGCAGCTCGGTGTGAAAAGCAAGGTGGAACTGGGCTCGGTCCTGCGTTCGCCGGGCGCGCCGGCGGAGCCCGTGCGCCGGGATTAA
- a CDS encoding nitrilase family protein, which yields MNSVKNTVVACCQLAPKIGDLAYNRTLTERAIRQAALQGAQVVVLPELVQSGYLFADRVEALSLAETADGPTLQLWQALARELNLVIVGGFCERLPDDELANSAAMIDANGLRAVYRKAHLWDAEKDIFTAGDAPPPVVETVHGRLGMLICYDLEFPEWVRLPALAGADLLCAPVNWPDGPRPQTERPAEVLRVQANASVNRMFIAACDRYGHERGVGWVQGSVIVDADGYPLSGPAEQGGEQMLLATLNLAEARNKRISARNDLHEDRRPRLYGMNSTL from the coding sequence TTGAACAGCGTAAAAAATACCGTGGTCGCCTGCTGCCAACTGGCACCGAAAATCGGCGACCTGGCCTACAACCGCACGCTCACCGAACGCGCGATTCGCCAGGCAGCCTTGCAGGGCGCTCAAGTCGTGGTGTTGCCCGAGCTGGTGCAGAGCGGCTATCTGTTTGCCGACCGCGTTGAGGCGCTGAGCCTGGCGGAAACCGCTGACGGCCCGACCCTGCAATTGTGGCAGGCCCTGGCCCGTGAGCTGAACCTGGTGATCGTCGGCGGTTTCTGCGAGCGCCTGCCCGATGATGAACTGGCCAACAGCGCGGCGATGATCGACGCCAATGGCCTGCGCGCGGTGTACCGCAAGGCGCATCTGTGGGATGCCGAGAAGGACATCTTCACCGCCGGCGATGCACCACCGCCGGTGGTCGAGACAGTGCACGGACGTCTCGGCATGCTGATTTGCTACGACCTGGAGTTCCCCGAGTGGGTGCGTCTACCGGCGCTGGCCGGGGCCGATCTGCTGTGTGCTCCGGTCAATTGGCCCGACGGTCCGCGGCCGCAGACCGAACGCCCGGCCGAAGTGCTGCGGGTGCAGGCCAATGCCTCGGTCAACCGCATGTTCATTGCGGCTTGTGATCGCTATGGCCATGAACGCGGTGTCGGCTGGGTCCAGGGCTCAGTCATTGTCGATGCCGACGGCTACCCGTTGTCCGGGCCGGCGGAGCAGGGCGGCGAACAGATGTTGCTGGCCACGCTGAACCTGGCTGAGGCGCGCAACAAGCGCATCAGTGCCCGCAACGACCTGCATGAGGACCGCAGGCCCCGGTTGTACGGGATGAACAGCACTTTGTAA
- a CDS encoding purine-cytosine permease family protein, translating into MSGSPVSAHAAEASGGLAIEGHSIDYIPENERHAKLSSQGPFWFLGNFHFFTISIGFVGPSLGLSALWTLLAGALGIMFGTIFMAFHGSQGPEMGLPQMIQSRAQFGYRGVILALMATMFVFVGFNVVNISLIMNGLEHVFGIDPTIVAVAVVLIGALLSIYGHDLMHKAFKWALLATLPLYALVTIALMFGAGSEGVTPATDLGFSWVAFATLFAIGASYNISYAPYVSDYSRYLPKNTSRPKLIAAVFIGASLSGSWMIGLGAWLAQELKAADALVALNQVGSSMVPGLGNLLVIVSVAGFLPIIALNTYSAMLTLLTGVDSIRKITPTPRARVLSISVISVILLTCVLSIKGDGIALLNTFLVLLLYFLVPWTAVNLVDYFFVRKGRYAIPHFFTPKGIYGAWQFRGIVSYLIGFAAMVPFFYIFDAAAGKEVFVGPLARMLEGVDIAWLVGLVVSGLTYYLLSRSIDLAAERRVIDALTESDIVAMTHSSAEAGR; encoded by the coding sequence ATGTCAGGTTCCCCAGTGTCTGCGCACGCCGCCGAGGCGAGCGGCGGGTTGGCCATCGAAGGCCACTCCATCGATTACATTCCGGAAAACGAACGTCACGCCAAACTCAGCAGCCAGGGGCCATTCTGGTTCCTCGGCAATTTCCACTTCTTCACCATCTCCATCGGCTTTGTCGGTCCGAGCCTGGGCTTGTCGGCGCTGTGGACCCTGCTCGCCGGTGCCCTGGGCATCATGTTCGGCACCATCTTCATGGCGTTTCATGGCTCCCAGGGGCCGGAAATGGGCCTGCCGCAGATGATCCAGTCCCGCGCCCAGTTCGGTTATCGCGGGGTGATCCTGGCGCTGATGGCGACGATGTTTGTGTTCGTCGGCTTCAACGTGGTCAATATCTCGTTGATCATGAACGGCCTTGAGCATGTGTTCGGCATCGACCCGACCATCGTCGCCGTGGCCGTGGTGCTGATCGGCGCGCTGTTGTCGATCTACGGCCACGACCTGATGCACAAGGCCTTCAAGTGGGCTTTGCTGGCGACCTTGCCGCTGTATGCCCTGGTGACCATCGCCCTGATGTTCGGCGCAGGTTCCGAAGGCGTCACCCCGGCGACCGACCTGGGCTTCAGCTGGGTGGCCTTCGCCACGCTGTTCGCCATCGGCGCGAGCTACAACATTTCCTATGCGCCCTATGTGTCTGACTATTCCCGCTACCTGCCGAAAAACACCAGCCGACCGAAACTGATCGCGGCGGTGTTCATCGGCGCTTCGTTGTCCGGCAGCTGGATGATCGGCCTCGGCGCTTGGCTGGCCCAGGAGCTGAAAGCGGCGGATGCGCTGGTGGCATTGAATCAGGTCGGCTCCTCGATGGTGCCGGGGCTGGGCAATCTGCTGGTGATTGTCTCGGTGGCGGGTTTCCTGCCGATCATCGCGCTCAACACCTACAGCGCCATGCTGACGCTGCTGACCGGAGTCGACTCGATCAGGAAAATCACCCCGACACCGCGTGCCCGGGTGCTGTCGATCAGCGTGATCAGCGTCATCCTGTTGACCTGCGTGCTGTCGATCAAAGGTGACGGCATCGCGTTGTTGAACACCTTCCTGGTGTTGTTGCTGTACTTCCTCGTGCCGTGGACCGCCGTCAACCTGGTGGACTACTTCTTCGTGCGCAAGGGCCGTTATGCGATCCCGCATTTCTTCACGCCGAAAGGCATCTACGGCGCCTGGCAATTTCGCGGCATCGTTTCGTACCTGATCGGCTTTGCCGCGATGGTGCCGTTCTTCTACATCTTCGATGCCGCCGCCGGCAAAGAGGTTTTCGTCGGGCCACTGGCGCGGATGCTCGAAGGCGTGGACATCGCCTGGCTGGTGGGCCTGGTGGTCTCGGGGCTGACCTACTACCTGCTCAGCCGCTCGATCGATCTGGCTGCCGAACGCCGGGTGATCGATGCGCTGACTGAAAGCGACATCGTCGCCATGACCCATTCATCTGCGGAGGCAGGGCGTTGA
- a CDS encoding LysR family transcriptional regulator has translation MLGTVTELDLRLIRVFLTVVEAGGISAAQTALNTTQPTISAQLATLEARVGFRLCERGRGGFAVTPKGTQFIDAARRLLAAAEGFRVEVQHINRKVSGSINIGLLGQIDPVANKKIGQAIARLRARHEGLYFHFTELSSSLLEEKIINGHIDLAIGYFWHRLPNIDYFPLFPETQIAYCAPSHPLFDQVGALTREDVSGFDWVWPSHPLPEMPAPTSIERLTVLTDSMDGAALLILSGQHLGFLPQHYATRHEQLGQLHPLNPDLLRYEVRFHAAVRHSSRQKDLVSAFLNELIEIFGPT, from the coding sequence ATGCTGGGAACTGTAACGGAGCTGGATCTGCGTCTGATCCGGGTATTTCTGACCGTCGTCGAAGCGGGCGGCATATCGGCGGCGCAAACCGCCCTCAACACCACGCAACCCACCATCAGCGCGCAATTGGCGACGCTGGAAGCCCGGGTCGGTTTCCGCTTGTGCGAGCGCGGGCGCGGCGGGTTTGCGGTGACGCCCAAAGGTACGCAGTTCATCGACGCGGCCCGACGCTTACTGGCGGCGGCCGAGGGTTTTCGGGTCGAGGTGCAGCACATCAATCGCAAGGTCTCGGGCAGTATCAACATCGGCCTGCTGGGGCAAATCGATCCGGTGGCGAACAAGAAAATCGGCCAGGCCATTGCCCGTTTACGGGCGCGGCACGAGGGGCTGTACTTCCATTTCACCGAGCTGTCGTCGTCCCTGCTGGAAGAAAAAATCATCAACGGCCATATCGACCTGGCCATCGGTTACTTCTGGCACCGCTTGCCCAACATCGATTATTTCCCGCTGTTCCCGGAAACCCAGATTGCCTATTGCGCGCCTTCGCATCCGCTGTTCGACCAGGTCGGCGCGCTGACCCGCGAAGATGTCAGCGGGTTTGACTGGGTCTGGCCGAGCCATCCGCTGCCGGAAATGCCGGCCCCCACGTCGATCGAGCGCCTGACCGTGCTCACCGACAGCATGGACGGCGCCGCCCTGCTGATCCTGTCGGGCCAGCACCTGGGGTTTCTGCCACAGCACTACGCAACCCGGCATGAACAGTTGGGGCAATTGCACCCGCTGAATCCGGATCTGCTGCGTTATGAGGTTCGTTTTCATGCGGCGGTGCGGCATTCATCTCGACAGAAGGATCTGGTGAGTGCGTTCCTGAACGAACTGATCGAGATTTTCGGACCGACGTAG
- a CDS encoding TetR/AcrR family transcriptional regulator → MSRIRQHNLHLILQAASAEFAAKGFDGTQTRDIALRAGVPKANLYYYFQTKENLYAQVLLGFVQPLLDASAVLRESDDPVAGLQAYITARIRIAREHPHIAKVFSGELLLGGKQLPEECRDLLYAEARRNVECLSGWIDRGLIAPVDPQHLMLFIWSATRTYTNLGWQMAHITGRETPQDEDYANAAATITRLVLGGVVPVAVTCRSELARDGREQWHVFSG, encoded by the coding sequence ATGAGCCGTATCCGCCAGCACAATCTGCACCTCATCCTGCAAGCCGCCAGTGCCGAATTCGCCGCCAAAGGCTTCGACGGCACGCAAACCCGCGACATCGCATTGCGTGCTGGGGTGCCGAAAGCCAATCTGTATTACTACTTCCAGACCAAGGAAAACCTCTACGCCCAGGTGCTGCTCGGCTTCGTCCAGCCATTGCTGGATGCGTCAGCGGTGCTGCGCGAGAGCGACGACCCGGTAGCAGGGTTGCAGGCCTACATCACCGCCCGTATCCGCATCGCCCGGGAGCATCCGCACATTGCCAAGGTGTTCAGCGGCGAGTTGCTGCTGGGGGGCAAACAGTTGCCCGAGGAATGCCGCGACCTGCTGTACGCCGAGGCCCGGCGCAACGTCGAATGCCTGAGCGGCTGGATCGACCGGGGCCTGATCGCACCGGTCGACCCACAGCACCTGATGCTGTTCATCTGGTCGGCGACCCGCACCTACACCAATCTGGGCTGGCAGATGGCGCACATAACCGGGCGCGAGACACCGCAGGATGAGGACTACGCCAATGCGGCGGCGACCATTACCCGGCTGGTGCTGGGCGGCGTGGTGCCGGTTGCGGTCACCTGTAGGAGCGAGCTTGCTCGCGATGGTCGCGAACAATGGCACGTGTTTTCTGGATAA
- a CDS encoding cysteine hydrolase family protein, giving the protein MTTALLIIDVQQALCSGEYECFEIGRVIDTINDLSARARKAEVPVVLIQHEETGSPLAHDTAGWQLAEGLQTSATDHRVRKTTPDSFYKTNLQKLLPEQDFERLVICGLQTDYCVNATVRQALKLGYDVVLADDAHSTVDNGSQTAEDIITEHNKDLAHLTGSVARIDVMPAKDIHF; this is encoded by the coding sequence ATGACCACTGCGTTGTTAATCATCGATGTCCAACAGGCCTTGTGTTCCGGTGAGTACGAGTGTTTCGAGATTGGACGGGTTATCGATACGATCAACGATCTCTCGGCCCGGGCCCGCAAGGCCGAAGTTCCCGTGGTGCTGATCCAGCACGAAGAAACGGGCAGTCCGCTGGCGCATGACACTGCCGGCTGGCAACTGGCCGAAGGGCTGCAAACCTCGGCCACGGATCATCGCGTGCGCAAGACCACCCCGGATTCGTTCTACAAGACCAACCTGCAAAAACTGTTGCCGGAGCAAGACTTCGAGCGCCTGGTCATCTGCGGCCTGCAGACCGATTACTGCGTCAACGCCACCGTGCGCCAGGCCCTGAAACTGGGCTACGACGTGGTGCTGGCGGACGACGCACATTCCACCGTCGACAACGGCAGCCAGACCGCCGAAGACATCATCACCGAGCACAACAAGGATCTGGCGCACCTGACCGGTTCCGTGGCGCGGATCGATGTGATGCCGGCCAAGGACATCCACTTCTGA
- the ggt gene encoding gamma-glutamyltransferase, whose amino-acid sequence MKYEPFAKSLIATSLALSCLTAHAASVAPATGENGMVVTAQHLASHVGVDVLKNGGNAVDAAVAVGYALAVVYPAAGNLGGGGFMTIQLADGRKTFLDFREKAPLAATANMYLDKEGNVVPDLSTRGHLAVGVPGTVSGMELALSKYGTKPRKEIIAPAIKLAEDGFVLEQGDVDLLDYATDVFKKDIKDSGSIFLSNGEPMQVGQKLVQKDLSKTLREISEKGADGFYKGWVADAIVTSSQANKGIITQADLDKYKTRELAPIECDYRGYHVVSAPPPSSGGVVICEIMNILEGYPMKDLGYHSAQGMHYQIEAMRHAYVDRNSYLGDPDFVKNPIAHLLDKNYATKLREAINPQKAAVSSELKPGVAPHEGNNTTHYSIVDKWGNAVSVTYTLNDWFGAGVMASKTGVILNDEMDDFTSKIGVPNMYGLVQGEANAIAPGKAPLSSMSPTIVTKDGKVVMVVGTPGGSRIITATLLTMLNVIDYGMNIQEAVDAPRFHQQWLPEETNLEAFTTSPDTVKILESWGHKFAGPQDANHLAAILVGAPSLGGKPVGKNRFYGANDPRRNTGLSLGY is encoded by the coding sequence ATGAAGTACGAACCTTTTGCCAAATCGCTGATTGCGACCTCGTTGGCGCTCAGCTGCCTGACTGCCCACGCCGCCTCCGTGGCCCCGGCTACCGGGGAAAACGGTATGGTGGTCACGGCCCAGCACCTGGCCAGCCATGTGGGCGTGGATGTACTCAAGAACGGCGGCAACGCCGTGGATGCGGCAGTCGCGGTCGGCTATGCGCTGGCGGTTGTATACCCCGCGGCAGGCAACCTCGGCGGCGGCGGTTTCATGACCATTCAGTTGGCGGACGGGCGCAAGACCTTCCTCGACTTCCGCGAAAAGGCGCCGCTGGCCGCCACCGCCAACATGTACCTGGACAAGGAGGGCAACGTCGTTCCCGACTTGAGTACCCGTGGCCATCTGGCCGTGGGCGTGCCGGGCACTGTTTCGGGCATGGAACTGGCGTTGTCCAAGTACGGCACCAAGCCGCGCAAGGAAATCATCGCCCCGGCCATCAAGCTGGCTGAAGACGGTTTTGTGCTGGAACAGGGCGATGTCGATCTGCTGGACTACGCCACCGACGTGTTCAAGAAGGACATCAAGGATTCCGGCTCGATCTTCCTGAGTAACGGTGAGCCGATGCAGGTCGGCCAGAAACTGGTGCAAAAGGACCTGAGCAAGACCTTGCGGGAAATCTCCGAGAAGGGCGCCGACGGTTTCTATAAAGGTTGGGTGGCCGATGCCATCGTCACCTCCAGCCAGGCCAACAAGGGCATCATCACCCAGGCCGACCTCGACAAATACAAGACCCGCGAACTGGCGCCCATCGAGTGCGACTACCGTGGTTATCACGTGGTCTCGGCACCGCCACCGAGCTCAGGCGGCGTGGTGATCTGCGAGATCATGAACATCCTCGAAGGCTATCCGATGAAGGACCTGGGCTATCACTCGGCCCAGGGCATGCACTATCAGATCGAGGCGATGCGCCACGCCTATGTGGACCGCAACAGCTACCTGGGCGACCCGGATTTCGTGAAGAACCCGATCGCCCACCTGCTGGATAAAAACTACGCGACCAAGTTGCGCGAAGCGATCAATCCACAAAAAGCCGCGGTATCCAGCGAACTCAAGCCCGGTGTAGCGCCCCATGAAGGCAACAACACCACGCATTACTCCATCGTCGACAAGTGGGGCAACGCGGTGTCGGTGACCTACACCCTCAACGACTGGTTCGGTGCCGGCGTGATGGCGAGCAAGACCGGGGTCATCCTCAACGATGAAATGGACGACTTCACCTCGAAAATCGGCGTGCCGAACATGTACGGCCTGGTACAGGGCGAAGCCAACGCCATCGCACCCGGCAAGGCACCGCTGTCGTCCATGAGCCCGACCATCGTCACCAAGGACGGCAAGGTGGTGATGGTGGTCGGTACGCCAGGTGGCAGCCGCATCATCACCGCGACCTTGCTGACCATGCTCAACGTGATCGATTACGGCATGAACATCCAGGAAGCGGTCGACGCGCCGCGTTTCCACCAGCAGTGGCTGCCGGAGGAAACCAACCTGGAAGCCTTCACCACCAGCCCGGATACGGTGAAGATCCTCGAAAGCTGGGGCCACAAGTTCGCCGGTCCCCAGGATGCCAACCATCTGGCGGCGATCCTGGTCGGCGCGCCGTCCCTGGGTGGCAAACCGGTCGGCAAGAACCGTTTCTACGGGGCGAACGACCCGCGGCGCAATACCGGCTTGTCGCTGGGTTATTGA
- a CDS encoding methylated-DNA--[protein]-cysteine S-methyltransferase: MTYTCTTVASPVGQLKLVANGSRLAAILWENDKPGRVRLGPMSEAPDNPILVRTAVQLREYFSGNRDRFELELDFSGTEFQKKVWAALLTIPFGETRSYSQIAEQIGNPAAVRAVGAANGKNPISIVAPCHRVIGASGKLTGFAGGLEAKELLLTLEGCEWSGASRMGDLF; encoded by the coding sequence ATGACCTATACCTGCACCACCGTGGCTTCACCCGTGGGCCAGCTGAAGCTGGTGGCGAACGGTTCACGACTGGCAGCCATCCTCTGGGAAAACGACAAACCCGGGCGGGTGCGCCTCGGCCCGATGAGCGAAGCGCCGGATAACCCGATCCTGGTGCGTACCGCCGTGCAGTTGCGCGAATATTTTTCCGGCAACCGCGATCGCTTCGAACTGGAACTGGATTTTTCCGGCACGGAATTCCAGAAGAAGGTCTGGGCGGCGCTGCTGACCATCCCGTTCGGCGAGACTCGCAGCTATAGCCAGATCGCCGAGCAGATCGGCAACCCGGCAGCGGTCAGGGCGGTGGGCGCGGCGAATGGCAAGAACCCGATTTCGATCGTGGCGCCGTGTCACCGGGTGATTGGTGCTTCGGGCAAACTCACCGGGTTTGCCGGGGGGCTTGAGGCGAAGGAGCTGTTGCTGACGCTGGAGGGCTGCGAGTGGTCGGGCGCCAGTCGCATGGGTGATTTGTTTTAA
- a CDS encoding NUDIX domain-containing protein, whose product MSNTAERVNIVESQVLSHDWYLLKKITFDYQRNNGEWQRQVREVYDRGNGAAILLYNREKKTVVLTRQFRLPVFVNGHDGLLIEVAAGLLEGAAPEDRIRDEAEEETGYRVHHVQKVFEAFMSPGSVTEKLHFFIAEYDARSKVGEGGGLEAETEELEVLEWAFEDALQAFYRGEICDAKTIMLLQYAAMKNLFAPT is encoded by the coding sequence ATGTCGAACACAGCCGAGCGGGTCAACATCGTCGAGTCCCAGGTGTTGTCCCACGACTGGTACCTGCTCAAGAAAATCACCTTCGATTACCAACGCAACAACGGCGAGTGGCAACGCCAGGTCCGCGAGGTCTACGACCGTGGCAATGGCGCGGCGATTCTCCTGTACAACCGCGAAAAGAAAACCGTGGTACTGACCCGGCAATTTCGCCTGCCGGTGTTCGTCAACGGTCACGATGGGCTGTTGATCGAAGTGGCGGCGGGGCTGCTGGAGGGCGCGGCGCCTGAAGACCGCATCCGCGATGAGGCGGAGGAAGAGACCGGTTATCGCGTGCACCATGTGCAAAAGGTGTTCGAGGCGTTCATGAGCCCCGGTTCGGTGACGGAAAAGCTGCACTTCTTCATTGCCGAATACGACGCCAGGTCGAAAGTCGGCGAGGGTGGTGGGCTGGAGGCGGAAACCGAGGAGCTTGAAGTGCTGGAGTGGGCGTTCGAGGATGCGCTCCAGGCGTTCTACCGTGGCGAGATCTGCGACGCCAAGACCATCATGCTGTTGCAGTATGCGGCGATGAAAAACCTCTTCGCCCCAACCTGA
- a CDS encoding hemerythrin domain-containing protein, producing the protein MNIFEALRESHERQRTYAEALIRTSGDTPERVEAYKQLKSELQAHATAEERHFYIPLMEFDNGVDLCRHAISEHHEMDEMMEELDGTEMSSPAWLATAKKLSETVHHHLEEEEQKFFQMAGKLLDDKQKETLAGQYEKEYKAQLA; encoded by the coding sequence GTGAACATTTTTGAAGCCTTGCGCGAAAGCCACGAACGCCAACGGACCTATGCCGAGGCGCTGATCCGTACCAGCGGCGATACGCCTGAGCGGGTCGAGGCCTACAAGCAACTCAAGTCTGAATTGCAGGCTCACGCCACGGCCGAAGAGCGGCATTTCTACATCCCGCTGATGGAGTTCGATAACGGGGTTGACCTCTGCCGCCATGCCATCTCCGAGCACCACGAAATGGACGAAATGATGGAGGAACTGGACGGCACCGAGATGTCCAGCCCGGCCTGGCTGGCAACCGCGAAAAAACTCTCGGAGACGGTGCATCACCACCTCGAGGAAGAAGAGCAGAAGTTCTTCCAGATGGCCGGCAAACTGCTCGACGACAAACAGAAAGAGACGCTGGCCGGGCAGTATGAGAAGGAGTACAAGGCGCAGCTTGCTTGA
- a CDS encoding GNAT family N-acetyltransferase, whose product MNLRIELSQNPTDEQRQAILKPLRAYNGSKAEGNVPEHIALLVRDDNDEILGGLHGRLFYQWLYIDLLVVPEQARGQGMGSKLMQMAEDLARERRCVGLWLDTFEFQAPEFYKKCGYSEIGHIADYPPGHKHFFFQKRLSY is encoded by the coding sequence ATGAACCTGCGTATCGAACTGTCGCAAAACCCCACGGATGAACAACGCCAGGCCATCCTCAAACCGTTGCGCGCCTACAACGGCTCGAAGGCCGAAGGTAACGTGCCTGAGCACATCGCCTTGCTGGTGCGCGATGACAACGACGAGATCCTCGGCGGCCTGCACGGCCGCTTGTTTTACCAGTGGTTGTACATCGACTTGCTGGTGGTGCCGGAACAGGCACGGGGACAGGGCATGGGTTCGAAACTGATGCAGATGGCCGAGGACCTGGCGCGAGAACGGCGCTGCGTCGGGCTGTGGCTCGACACCTTTGAATTCCAGGCGCCGGAGTTCTACAAGAAATGCGGCTACAGCGAGATCGGGCACATTGCCGACTATCCGCCGGGGCACAAGCACTTCTTCTTCCAGAAGCGCCTGAGCTACTGA
- a CDS encoding DUF6388 family protein: MAASEQQHEQALKRFLDERPELRHDLDNLNPLLAQAKGETRTEYRDERLHEAFEAEAERLGLFAWELTLQLTVATAEDYEAQRLEVHREVADMAGMGWLEYCELNGIKP, from the coding sequence ATGGCGGCAAGCGAACAGCAACATGAGCAGGCACTGAAGCGTTTTCTCGACGAACGCCCCGAGTTGCGCCACGACCTCGACAATCTCAACCCGTTGCTGGCCCAGGCCAAGGGTGAAACCCGGACGGAGTACCGCGACGAACGTTTGCATGAGGCCTTCGAAGCCGAAGCCGAGCGCCTCGGGCTGTTCGCCTGGGAGCTGACGCTGCAACTGACGGTTGCCACGGCCGAAGACTACGAGGCGCAGCGCCTGGAAGTGCACCGGGAAGTGGCGGATATGGCTGGCATGGGCTGGCTGGAATATTGCGAGTTGAATGGGATAAAACCCTAG
- a CDS encoding YoaK family protein translates to MLPNTTRTHASPGHLHTQKWRGRIGLSLVAMLSVLAGMTDAIGFMASGDFVSFMSGNTTRMAVAISTGDLGLTLRLVILVATFIVGNALGIIVSRLGRRRALPLLLSIAALLCAAAAWPFDAQLLALLAAIIAMGMLNAAVEEVNGLPVGLTYVTGALSRFGRGLGRWMLGERRSGWRVQLIPWTGMFAGAVLGAVLEHHLGLKALFASGLLAAALGVLSLKIPRRWQLGYMPR, encoded by the coding sequence ATGCTGCCCAACACCACCAGGACCCACGCCAGCCCCGGTCATTTGCACACGCAGAAATGGCGCGGGCGCATTGGCCTGAGCCTGGTGGCCATGCTCTCGGTACTCGCCGGCATGACCGACGCCATCGGCTTCATGGCCAGCGGCGACTTCGTCTCGTTCATGAGCGGCAATACCACCCGGATGGCTGTCGCCATCAGCACTGGCGACCTTGGCTTGACCCTGCGCCTGGTGATCCTCGTCGCTACCTTCATCGTCGGCAACGCGCTGGGCATTATCGTCAGCCGGCTAGGCAGACGTCGGGCGCTGCCCTTGTTGTTGAGCATCGCCGCCCTGCTGTGTGCCGCCGCGGCCTGGCCTTTTGACGCGCAGCTGCTCGCCCTGCTGGCGGCGATCATTGCAATGGGCATGCTCAACGCCGCGGTGGAAGAAGTGAACGGTCTGCCGGTGGGCCTGACTTACGTCACCGGTGCCCTGTCGCGCTTCGGCCGCGGACTGGGGCGCTGGATGCTCGGCGAGCGCCGCAGCGGCTGGCGCGTGCAACTGATCCCCTGGACCGGCATGTTCGCCGGCGCGGTACTCGGTGCCGTGCTGGAACATCACCTGGGGCTCAAGGCGTTGTTTGCCAGTGGCCTGCTGGCTGCCGCGCTCGGGGTGTTGTCGTTGAAGATCCCGCGGCGCTGGCAGTTGGGGTATATGCCGCGTTGA